The Thermobispora bispora DSM 43833 genome window below encodes:
- the rsfS gene encoding ribosome silencing factor, with product MTASERSLQLIRIAAEAAAEKLADDIIAYDVSDRLVITDAFLLCSASNDRQVRAVVDEIEERLRVQADAKPVRREGEREGRWVLLDYLDIVVHVQHEQDRRFYALERLWKDCPPIQLPESVALAAAQRAHGAEA from the coding sequence GTGACCGCATCTGAGAGATCGCTCCAGCTCATCCGCATCGCCGCCGAGGCGGCCGCGGAGAAGCTGGCCGACGACATCATCGCGTACGACGTGAGCGACCGGCTCGTCATCACCGACGCGTTCCTGCTCTGCTCGGCCTCGAACGACCGCCAGGTCCGCGCCGTGGTGGACGAGATCGAGGAGCGCCTGCGGGTGCAGGCCGACGCCAAGCCGGTCCGGCGGGAGGGCGAGCGCGAGGGCCGCTGGGTGCTGCTCGACTACCTCGACATCGTCGTGCACGTCCAGCACGAGCAGGACCGCCGCTTCTACGCCCTGGAGCGCCTGTGGAAGGACTGCCCGCCCATCCAGCTGCCGGAGAGCGTCGCCCTGGCGGCCGCCCAGCGCGCGCATGGAGCCGAGGCGTGA
- the rplU gene encoding 50S ribosomal protein L21, with protein MYAIVRCGGRQEKVSVGDVLEVDRIAGEVGSTVSLPAVLVVNDGDVTTDAATLSKYQVTAEILGEVKGPKIRILKYKSKTGYKKRQGHRQRYTRLKVTAINPGQ; from the coding sequence GTGTACGCGATCGTTCGTTGCGGCGGCAGGCAGGAGAAGGTCTCCGTCGGGGACGTCCTCGAGGTAGACAGGATCGCCGGCGAGGTGGGCTCCACGGTGTCGCTGCCGGCGGTGCTCGTCGTCAACGACGGCGATGTCACCACCGACGCCGCCACGCTGAGCAAGTACCAGGTGACGGCCGAGATCCTCGGCGAGGTCAAGGGTCCCAAGATCCGCATTCTCAAGTACAAGAGCAAGACCGGGTACAAGAAGCGGCAGGGCCACCGCCAGCGCTACACCAGGCTGAAGGTCACGGCCATCAACCCCGGACAGTAG
- a CDS encoding M48 family metallopeptidase, which produces MTTPDRKRVQLPDISPRAYEHPADRSALVAMRSLSGFDSVLKRMSGLFSERRLRLMFLASAVRCTDTQFRALHDIGRDCAYILDLPKVPEIYVQQDPVARAQAIGFDEPFIVVSTGMLDLMDQEELRFVVGHETSHILSGHAVYGTMLALLTRMAARVAWIPLGYIGLRAIVAALEEWQRKAEMSADRGGLLAGQDPDAALRALMKIAGGSRLHEMNIEAFLDQAREYDTAGDVRDGLLKVLNLLGTTHPFAVTRVAELDRWRRSGQYAAILSGDYPRRRDDGHVSVTEEIKAAAESYRRAWTESQDPFVGLLRDVAEGAVHAGERIFNRFARRSG; this is translated from the coding sequence ATGACCACTCCCGACCGCAAGCGCGTACAGCTCCCCGATATCAGCCCGCGGGCCTACGAGCACCCGGCCGACCGCTCCGCACTGGTGGCGATGCGCTCGCTCAGCGGGTTCGACTCGGTGCTCAAGCGGATGTCCGGGCTGTTCAGTGAGCGCCGCCTGCGCCTCATGTTCCTGGCATCCGCCGTCCGCTGCACCGATACCCAGTTCCGCGCGCTCCACGACATCGGCCGGGATTGCGCCTACATCCTCGACCTGCCCAAGGTCCCGGAGATCTACGTCCAGCAGGACCCCGTGGCCCGCGCGCAGGCGATCGGCTTCGACGAGCCGTTCATCGTCGTCTCGACCGGGATGCTCGACCTGATGGACCAGGAGGAGCTGCGGTTCGTGGTCGGGCACGAGACCTCGCACATCCTCTCCGGGCACGCGGTCTACGGCACCATGCTCGCCCTGCTCACCCGGATGGCCGCCCGCGTCGCCTGGATCCCGCTCGGCTACATCGGCCTGCGGGCGATCGTCGCGGCGCTCGAGGAGTGGCAGCGCAAGGCCGAGATGTCGGCCGACCGGGGCGGCCTGCTCGCCGGGCAGGACCCCGACGCCGCGCTGCGCGCCCTGATGAAGATCGCGGGCGGGTCGCGCCTCCACGAGATGAACATCGAGGCCTTCCTCGACCAGGCCCGGGAGTACGACACCGCCGGCGACGTGCGCGACGGCCTGCTGAAGGTGCTCAACCTGCTCGGGACCACCCACCCGTTCGCGGTCACCCGGGTGGCGGAGCTCGACCGGTGGCGGCGCAGCGGGCAGTACGCCGCGATCCTCTCCGGCGACTACCCGCGGCGGCGGGACGACGGGCACGTCAGCGTCACCGAGGAGATCAAGGCGGCGGCCGAGTCCTACCGCCGGGCGTGGACGGAGTCGCAGGACCCCTTCGTCGGCCTGCTCCGGGACGTCGCCGAGGGCGCGGTCCACGCGGGCGAGCGCATCTTCAACCGGTTCGCCCGCCGGAGCGGCTGA
- the obgE gene encoding GTPase ObgE yields MAEFVDRVVVYVKAGDGGNGCASIHREKYRPFGGPDGGNGGRGGDVIFEVDASTSTLLDYHRRPHRRAGNGRPGMGSHKDGARGEDLVLPVPNGTVVKDAKTGEVLVDLVGIGTRYVAARGGAGGLGNAALAGPKRKAPGFALLGEPGEEAELLLELKTVADVALVGFPNAGKSSLIASLSAARPKIADYPFTTLVPNLGVVTAGESVFTVADVPGLIPGASQGKGLGHDFLRHIERCSTIVHVLDCATMEPDRDPVSDFEVIEAELAAYGRLQDRPRMVVLNKVDVPEARELAEFVRPMFEERGLRVFAVSAVSREGLRPLAFAMAEMVEQARASRPPEEPTRQIIRPKPLGDPGFTVRQIGDNVFQVTGEKPERWIRQTDFGNDEAVGYLADRLERLGVDEALEKAGARPGAEVIIGPLEGGYVFDWHPSESGPPRVLGPRGTDSRIS; encoded by the coding sequence ATGGCCGAATTCGTGGACCGCGTCGTGGTGTACGTCAAGGCGGGTGACGGCGGCAACGGCTGCGCCTCCATCCACCGGGAGAAGTACCGGCCGTTCGGCGGGCCCGACGGCGGCAACGGCGGCCGCGGCGGTGACGTGATCTTCGAGGTGGACGCGAGCACGTCCACCCTGCTCGACTACCACCGCCGCCCGCACCGGCGGGCCGGCAACGGCCGGCCGGGCATGGGATCGCACAAGGACGGGGCGCGCGGTGAGGACCTCGTCCTCCCGGTCCCGAACGGCACCGTGGTCAAGGACGCCAAGACCGGCGAGGTCCTGGTCGACCTCGTCGGTATCGGCACCCGGTACGTGGCCGCCCGGGGCGGCGCCGGCGGGCTCGGCAACGCCGCCCTGGCCGGCCCGAAGCGCAAGGCGCCCGGGTTCGCGCTGCTCGGCGAGCCCGGCGAGGAGGCCGAGCTCCTCCTGGAGCTGAAGACCGTCGCCGACGTGGCGCTGGTGGGGTTCCCCAACGCCGGCAAGTCCTCCCTCATCGCCTCGCTCTCCGCCGCCCGGCCGAAGATCGCGGACTACCCGTTCACCACGCTCGTCCCCAACCTCGGCGTGGTGACCGCCGGTGAGTCGGTGTTCACCGTCGCCGACGTGCCCGGGCTGATCCCCGGAGCCTCCCAGGGCAAGGGCCTGGGCCACGACTTCCTCCGCCACATCGAGCGCTGCTCCACGATCGTGCACGTGCTCGACTGCGCCACGATGGAGCCGGACCGCGACCCGGTGAGCGACTTCGAGGTGATCGAGGCCGAGCTCGCCGCGTACGGCAGGCTGCAGGACCGGCCGCGCATGGTCGTGCTCAACAAGGTCGACGTGCCCGAGGCGCGGGAGCTCGCCGAGTTCGTCCGGCCCATGTTCGAGGAGCGGGGCTTGCGGGTCTTCGCGGTCTCCGCGGTCAGCCGGGAGGGGCTCAGGCCGCTGGCGTTCGCGATGGCCGAGATGGTCGAGCAGGCGCGGGCGAGCCGGCCGCCCGAGGAGCCGACGCGGCAGATCATCCGCCCCAAGCCGCTCGGCGATCCCGGCTTCACCGTGCGGCAGATCGGCGACAACGTGTTCCAGGTGACCGGGGAGAAGCCGGAGCGGTGGATCCGGCAGACCGACTTCGGCAACGACGAGGCCGTCGGCTACCTCGCCGACCGCCTGGAGCGGCTCGGCGTCGACGAGGCGCTGGAGAAGGCCGGGGCGCGCCCCGGCGCCGAAGTGATCATCGGCCCGCTGGAGGGCGGCTACGTGTTCGACTGGCATCCGTCGGAGAGCGGGCCGCCGCGTGTCCTGGGACCCCGGGGTACGGACAGCAGGATCAGCTAA
- the proB gene encoding glutamate 5-kinase, translating into MADRSRIGTAQRLVVKVGSSSLTTDQGTIDVDRIDALVDVLARRRLDGTQIVLVSSGAIAAGLGPLGLKDRPKDLALQQAAASVGQGLLVARYTSSFARYGLRVGQVLLTAFDMMRRSHHRNAQRTLTKLLELGIVPIVNENDTVATDEIRFGDNDRLAALVAHLVHADGMVLLSDVDALYDGDPRRPGARRITEVRGPEDLKGVELGTSGRVGTGGMITKVQAARIATGAGVPVVLTAAAYAAQALAGAEVGTFFHPSGRRPGTRLLWLAHATTGRGRLYLDDGAVAAVVLRRKSLLPAGVVKVEGDFAAGDPVDLCDLSGTRVARGLVNYDAAEIPELLGRSTRELARALGPEYQRELIHRDDIVILDPHDE; encoded by the coding sequence ATGGCGGACAGGAGTCGGATCGGCACGGCCCAACGGCTCGTCGTCAAGGTCGGGTCGTCCTCGCTCACGACCGACCAGGGCACCATCGATGTCGACCGGATCGACGCGCTCGTCGACGTGCTCGCCCGCCGCAGGCTGGACGGCACCCAGATCGTGCTCGTCTCGTCCGGCGCCATCGCGGCCGGCCTCGGCCCGCTGGGGCTGAAGGACCGGCCGAAGGACCTCGCGCTCCAGCAGGCGGCCGCCTCGGTCGGGCAGGGGCTGCTCGTCGCCCGGTACACCTCGTCGTTCGCCCGGTACGGCCTGCGCGTGGGGCAGGTGCTGCTCACCGCCTTCGACATGATGCGCAGGTCCCACCACCGCAACGCCCAGCGGACCCTCACCAAGCTGCTCGAGCTCGGCATCGTCCCGATCGTGAACGAGAACGACACGGTCGCCACCGACGAGATCCGGTTCGGGGACAACGACCGGCTCGCCGCGCTCGTGGCCCACCTCGTCCACGCCGACGGGATGGTGCTGCTCTCCGACGTCGACGCCCTCTACGACGGCGATCCCCGGCGTCCCGGCGCCCGCCGGATCACCGAGGTCCGGGGGCCGGAGGACCTGAAGGGCGTGGAGCTCGGCACCTCCGGCCGCGTCGGCACCGGCGGGATGATCACGAAGGTGCAGGCGGCGCGGATCGCCACCGGTGCGGGGGTGCCCGTGGTGCTCACCGCGGCCGCGTACGCGGCCCAGGCCCTCGCCGGCGCCGAGGTCGGAACGTTCTTCCACCCGAGCGGCCGGCGCCCGGGCACCCGGCTGCTCTGGCTCGCCCACGCCACCACCGGCCGCGGCCGGCTCTACCTCGACGACGGCGCGGTGGCCGCCGTGGTCCTGCGCCGCAAGTCCCTGCTGCCCGCCGGCGTGGTCAAGGTCGAGGGCGACTTCGCCGCCGGTGATCCGGTCGATCTGTGCGATCTGTCCGGTACCCGGGTGGCGCGAGGGCTGGTGAACTACGATGCGGCCGAGATCCCCGAGTTGCTCGGCCGGTCCACGCGGGAGCTGGCGCGCGCGCTCGGCCCCGAGTACCAGCGTGAGCTGATCCACCGGGACGACATCGTCATACTGGATCCACACGACGAGTGA
- a CDS encoding SDR family oxidoreductase gives MRVTGEVVVVTGAASGIGRALARRFAAEGAAGVVVADVDEAGAAAVAREIGDRALAVRADVTVEAEVRALADVAEREFGPIGLFCSNAGIITGHGLDASDADWSRALAVNTLAHVYAARAVVPRMVERGGGYLLNTCSAAGLVSCPGDAPYAVSKAAAISFAEWLAIHYRAKGIRVSVLCPQGVRTPMMERGLAEDHLTARGVAKAAPLLDPDDVAAQVVDALAEERFLILPHPEVAEYVRRKYDDTDRWIAGMSRFVASLGER, from the coding sequence ATGCGGGTCACGGGCGAGGTCGTCGTCGTGACGGGCGCGGCGAGCGGCATCGGGCGGGCCTTGGCCCGGCGCTTCGCCGCCGAGGGCGCGGCCGGGGTGGTGGTGGCCGACGTCGACGAGGCGGGCGCGGCCGCGGTGGCCCGTGAGATCGGCGACCGGGCGCTGGCCGTGCGGGCCGATGTCACGGTCGAGGCGGAGGTCCGCGCCCTGGCCGACGTGGCGGAGCGGGAGTTCGGCCCCATCGGCCTCTTCTGCTCCAACGCCGGGATCATCACCGGGCACGGCCTGGACGCGTCCGACGCGGACTGGTCGCGGGCGCTCGCGGTGAACACGCTCGCGCACGTCTACGCGGCCCGGGCCGTCGTCCCCCGCATGGTGGAGCGCGGCGGCGGCTACCTGCTCAACACCTGCTCCGCGGCCGGGCTGGTCAGCTGCCCGGGCGACGCGCCGTACGCGGTGAGCAAGGCGGCCGCGATCTCCTTCGCCGAATGGCTCGCCATCCACTACCGGGCGAAGGGCATCCGGGTGAGCGTGCTCTGCCCGCAGGGCGTGCGCACGCCGATGATGGAGCGCGGGCTCGCGGAGGACCACCTCACCGCCCGCGGGGTGGCGAAGGCGGCGCCCCTGCTCGACCCGGACGACGTCGCCGCCCAGGTCGTCGACGCCCTCGCCGAGGAGCGGTTCCTCATCCTTCCGCACCCCGAGGTGGCCGAGTACGTCCGCCGGAAGTACGACGACACCGACCGCTGGATCGCCGGGATGTCGCGCTTCGTTGCGTCACTGGGGGAGCGCTGA
- a CDS encoding glutamate-5-semialdehyde dehydrogenase — translation MSEAEDLVKVAQAAREAAAELAPLPRAPKDAALRRIADALVAATDEIIEANAEDVARAEESGTSAAMIDRLRLDAGRIEAIAAAVRQIADLPDPVGEVVRGTTLPNGLELRQVRVPLGVIGIIYEGRPNVTVDAAALCLKSGNAVLLRGSSSAYASNTALVRIMQRALAGSEVPERAVQLVPGQTRESARWLMRAREYVDVLIPRGGASLINSVVEESTVPVIETGVGNCHVYVDADADLDMALRILINAKTQRPSVCNAAETLLVHAAVAPEFLPRALAALKDAGVTVHGDERVRAYSADVVPATEDDFYAEYLSLDIAAAVVDSLDDAIAHIRKYGSRHTDAIVTRSLEAARRFAALVDSAAIAVNASTRFTDGGEFGFGAEIGISTQKLHARGPMGLPELTSTKWIYTGEGQVRG, via the coding sequence ATGTCTGAGGCAGAGGACTTGGTGAAGGTCGCGCAGGCGGCGCGGGAGGCCGCCGCGGAGCTGGCGCCGCTGCCCCGCGCCCCGAAGGACGCGGCGCTGCGGAGGATCGCCGACGCGCTGGTCGCGGCCACCGACGAGATCATCGAGGCGAACGCCGAGGACGTGGCCCGGGCGGAGGAGAGCGGGACCTCCGCGGCGATGATCGACCGCCTCCGGCTCGACGCCGGCCGGATCGAGGCCATCGCCGCCGCCGTCCGCCAGATCGCCGATCTGCCCGACCCGGTGGGCGAGGTGGTGCGCGGCACGACCCTCCCGAACGGGCTGGAGCTCCGCCAGGTCCGGGTACCGCTCGGCGTCATCGGGATCATCTATGAGGGGCGGCCCAACGTGACCGTGGACGCGGCCGCCCTCTGCCTCAAGAGCGGCAACGCCGTGCTGCTCCGCGGCTCGTCGAGCGCGTACGCCTCGAACACCGCGCTGGTGCGGATCATGCAGCGGGCGCTCGCCGGATCCGAGGTGCCGGAGCGGGCCGTGCAGCTCGTCCCGGGGCAGACCCGGGAGTCGGCGCGGTGGCTCATGCGGGCCCGCGAGTACGTCGACGTGCTGATCCCCCGCGGCGGCGCGTCGCTGATCAACAGCGTGGTGGAGGAGTCCACCGTCCCCGTGATCGAGACCGGCGTGGGCAACTGCCACGTCTACGTGGACGCCGACGCCGACCTCGACATGGCGCTGCGGATCCTGATCAACGCCAAGACCCAGCGCCCGTCGGTGTGCAACGCGGCCGAGACCCTGCTCGTGCACGCGGCCGTCGCCCCCGAGTTCCTCCCCAGGGCGCTGGCCGCGCTCAAGGACGCCGGGGTGACCGTCCACGGGGACGAGCGGGTGCGCGCCTACAGCGCCGATGTGGTGCCCGCCACCGAGGATGACTTCTACGCCGAGTACCTGTCGCTCGACATCGCGGCCGCGGTGGTCGACTCGCTCGACGACGCGATCGCGCACATCCGCAAGTACGGCTCGCGGCACACGGACGCCATCGTGACCCGTTCCCTGGAGGCGGCCCGCCGGTTCGCGGCCCTGGTCGACTCGGCGGCCATCGCGGTGAACGCGTCCACCCGGTTCACCGACGGCGGCGAGTTCGGGTTCGGCGCCGAGATCGGCATCTCCACGCAGAAGCTGCACGCCCGCGGCCCGATGGGCCTGCCCGAGCTCACCTCCACCAAGTGGATCTACACGGGTGAGGGGCAGGTCCGGGGCTGA
- the nadD gene encoding nicotinate-nucleotide adenylyltransferase — MVRRMKNGGITRRLGIMGGTFDPIHHGHLVAASEVAHHFNLDEVVFVPTGQPWQKADRTVSSREDRYLMTVIATASNPRFSVSRVDIDRPGPTYTIDTLRDISAIYGPDVELYFITGADALAQILSWRNTEELLELAHFVGCTRPGHTLRNPGLPRDKVTLIEVPALAISSSECRKRVAAGEPIWYLVPDGIVQYINKRGLYRDP, encoded by the coding sequence ATGGTCCGTCGCATGAAGAATGGGGGCATTACCCGTCGATTGGGCATCATGGGCGGCACCTTTGACCCGATCCACCATGGTCACCTGGTGGCGGCGAGCGAGGTGGCGCACCATTTCAATCTCGACGAGGTGGTGTTCGTCCCGACCGGGCAACCGTGGCAGAAGGCCGACCGGACCGTGTCGTCCCGCGAGGACCGCTACCTCATGACGGTGATCGCGACGGCCTCGAACCCCCGGTTCTCGGTGAGCCGGGTGGACATCGACCGGCCGGGGCCGACCTACACGATCGACACGCTGCGCGACATCTCGGCCATCTACGGGCCGGACGTGGAGCTGTACTTCATCACTGGGGCCGACGCGCTCGCGCAGATCCTGAGCTGGCGCAACACCGAGGAGCTGCTGGAGCTGGCGCACTTCGTCGGGTGCACCCGCCCGGGGCACACGCTCCGCAACCCGGGGCTGCCCAGAGATAAGGTCACCCTGATCGAGGTCCCCGCGCTCGCCATCTCCTCGTCGGAGTGCCGCAAGCGGGTCGCGGCCGGGGAGCCGATCTGGTACCTCGTGCCCGACGGCATCGTGCAGTACATCAACAAGCGCGGCCTCTACCGGGACCCCTGA
- the rpmA gene encoding 50S ribosomal protein L27, producing the protein MAHKKGASSTRNGRDSISKRLGVKRFGGQFVNAGEILVRQRGTHFHPGDNVGRGGDDTLFALVAGHVQFGRKRGRRAVSIIPVAE; encoded by the coding sequence ATGGCACACAAGAAGGGCGCATCGTCCACCCGGAACGGCCGCGATTCGATCTCCAAGCGCCTCGGTGTGAAGCGCTTCGGTGGTCAGTTCGTGAACGCCGGTGAGATCCTCGTGCGCCAGCGTGGCACGCACTTCCACCCGGGTGACAACGTCGGGCGCGGCGGCGACGACACGCTGTTCGCGCTGGTAGCCGGTCACGTGCAGTTCGGCCGCAAGCGCGGCCGTCGTGCCGTGAGCATCATCCCGGTCGCGGAGTGA
- a CDS encoding serine/threonine-protein kinase: MAGRLGRVGPYVLLERLGRGGMGEVYLAASRRGERVALKLLRDPVDDPAARLRLEREVRALRRVNSLHVAKVLDAHLSGDRPYLVMEYIEGETLLEAVRRGGPLPEPELIRLAQRLAAALAVIHAAGIVHRDVKPANVLLAERGPVLIDFGIAQVVDATRVTETGTFLGTPGYSAPELFANQPAGQPADVHAWAATVAFAATGRPTFGEGSAEAQMYAILNGKADLAGVPPALLPLIRAALHRDPARRPTAAVLADRLARLARAVGDPQRRIGPAAVRPARPHRPVRVPVRPTVPAARERQPEGAGQAAEERALRAEGGAVALARPRDPADRRARAGESPAEAVAQEATAAEPVEPTKRLRRPGGHAALAVLALLAVPGVVVSVIYPLATFAITAASSAVVRALWVGHWLVRRRSSPRTRLVLRALTFPLLLAGSLVTVVCWPGLPAAIAGFATLWAVTGTGQLPPEWWTQVMPVTIAGFAFGAVSALIIGREVERAGASLPALRRTDLRTLALLGGFVALCSLAVQAVSLVV, from the coding sequence ATGGCTGGACGTCTGGGACGGGTCGGTCCGTATGTGCTCCTCGAGCGCCTGGGCCGGGGTGGGATGGGCGAGGTCTACCTCGCCGCGAGCCGCCGTGGCGAACGCGTCGCCCTCAAGCTGCTCCGGGACCCGGTCGACGATCCGGCGGCGCGGTTACGGCTAGAGCGCGAGGTGCGCGCGCTGCGGAGGGTGAACAGCTTACACGTCGCCAAGGTGCTCGACGCCCACCTCTCGGGCGACCGGCCGTACCTGGTGATGGAGTACATCGAGGGGGAGACCCTCCTCGAGGCGGTGCGGCGGGGCGGCCCGCTCCCGGAACCGGAGCTCATCCGGCTCGCCCAGCGGCTCGCCGCCGCGCTCGCGGTCATCCACGCGGCCGGCATCGTGCACCGGGACGTCAAGCCGGCGAACGTGCTGCTCGCCGAGCGGGGGCCGGTGCTGATCGACTTCGGTATCGCCCAGGTGGTCGACGCGACCCGGGTCACCGAGACCGGGACCTTCCTCGGCACCCCCGGCTACAGCGCGCCCGAGCTGTTCGCGAACCAGCCGGCCGGGCAGCCGGCCGACGTGCACGCCTGGGCCGCCACCGTGGCGTTCGCCGCGACCGGGCGCCCCACGTTCGGGGAGGGCTCGGCGGAGGCCCAGATGTACGCGATCCTCAACGGCAAGGCGGACCTCGCCGGGGTCCCGCCGGCGCTGCTGCCGCTCATCCGCGCGGCGCTGCACCGTGACCCGGCCCGCCGCCCGACCGCGGCCGTGCTCGCCGACCGGCTCGCCCGGCTCGCCAGGGCGGTCGGCGATCCTCAGCGCCGTATCGGCCCCGCGGCGGTCCGGCCCGCCCGGCCGCACCGGCCGGTGCGCGTTCCGGTACGGCCGACCGTACCGGCGGCGCGGGAGCGGCAGCCGGAGGGGGCGGGCCAGGCGGCCGAGGAGCGCGCGCTCCGGGCCGAAGGGGGCGCGGTGGCGCTCGCCAGGCCGCGGGATCCTGCCGATCGCCGGGCCAGGGCGGGCGAGAGCCCGGCCGAGGCGGTGGCGCAGGAGGCGACGGCGGCGGAGCCGGTGGAGCCCACCAAGCGGCTGCGCCGCCCGGGCGGCCACGCCGCCCTCGCCGTGCTCGCGCTGCTCGCGGTGCCCGGCGTGGTGGTCTCCGTGATCTACCCGCTCGCCACGTTCGCGATCACGGCGGCGTCCTCGGCCGTGGTGCGGGCCCTGTGGGTGGGGCACTGGCTGGTGCGCAGGCGCTCCTCGCCGCGGACCCGCCTGGTGCTCCGCGCGCTGACGTTCCCGCTGCTTCTGGCCGGGTCCCTGGTCACGGTGGTCTGCTGGCCGGGGCTGCCGGCCGCGATCGCCGGGTTCGCGACGCTGTGGGCGGTGACCGGGACCGGGCAGCTCCCGCCCGAGTGGTGGACCCAGGTGATGCCGGTCACGATCGCCGGGTTCGCGTTCGGCGCGGTGAGCGCGTTGATCATCGGGCGGGAGGTGGAGCGGGCCGGCGCCTCGCTCCCCGCGCTGCGCCGTACCGACCTGCGGACGCTCGCGCTGCTCGGCGGCTTCGTCGCGCTCTGCTCGCTGGCCGTGCAGGCGGTGTCGCTGGTCGTCTAG
- a CDS encoding histidine phosphatase family protein, giving the protein MSRRVVCLRHGQTVWNVEHRFQGHSDIALNEVGVAQAERAASLLAALRPTMIVSSDLRRAYDTAVPLARLTNLEIFVDKDLRERGGGAWEGLTREEIKAGWPVEYEKWEAPGGEDPADVAERVAGAILRWRAKLDDGGLLVVVSHGAAIRLGIARLLGLPQELWSVLGGLGNCSWSVLEEDAKGWRLLEHNAGTLPEPVSSDDTPNG; this is encoded by the coding sequence ATGAGCCGCCGGGTGGTCTGCCTCCGGCACGGGCAGACGGTGTGGAACGTCGAGCATCGCTTCCAAGGGCACTCGGACATCGCCCTCAACGAGGTCGGCGTCGCCCAGGCCGAGCGCGCCGCGTCCCTGCTCGCCGCACTGCGGCCGACGATGATCGTTTCATCGGATCTGCGCCGCGCGTACGACACAGCCGTGCCGCTCGCCCGGCTCACCAACCTCGAGATCTTCGTGGACAAGGACCTGCGCGAGCGCGGCGGCGGCGCGTGGGAAGGGCTGACCCGCGAGGAGATCAAGGCCGGCTGGCCGGTCGAGTACGAGAAGTGGGAGGCCCCCGGGGGAGAGGACCCGGCCGACGTGGCCGAACGGGTCGCCGGGGCGATCCTGCGGTGGCGGGCGAAGCTCGACGACGGCGGCCTGCTCGTCGTGGTCTCGCACGGTGCGGCGATCCGGCTCGGCATCGCGCGGCTGCTCGGCCTGCCCCAGGAGCTCTGGTCGGTGCTCGGCGGCCTGGGGAACTGCTCCTGGTCGGTCCTCGAGGAGGACGCCAAGGGCTGGCGCCTCCTGGAGCACAACGCGGGCACCCTGCCCGAACCGGTCAGCAGCGACGACACCCCGAACGGCTGA